The Nitrospirota bacterium genome includes a window with the following:
- the gspN gene encoding type II secretion system protein GspN, which produces MKILNNTGLFIKRNIRGIVLYTLFCLASFLLFFIILFPRDTIRKRIIYEIEKATATDIRSSGYNWRFPAGLRFTGMELRKRGAATAYPIVRIDNLGVEIPLGSIASMSPVSNVSASLYGGTVRGTITMRSSNRLLKADWSNIDMSRVDILKTVPVTLEGKANGDLVLRLAGNRPEGQIRILIRDGKFGKLRVMGFAIPEIPLDEINGTVNIKENTISLKEIRFKNSDIKGSITGSVKLASGSEQGSLDLAIRFSVGEKMKAQYQGILSFISSTRDREGYYTLHIKGDPAKPTVGI; this is translated from the coding sequence TTGAAAATATTAAATAATACCGGACTGTTTATAAAAAGGAATATCAGGGGCATTGTCCTTTACACCCTCTTTTGTCTTGCTTCATTCCTACTCTTTTTTATAATCCTGTTTCCGAGGGACACGATAAGGAAACGCATTATCTATGAGATTGAAAAGGCCACGGCAACGGATATCAGGTCTTCAGGCTATAACTGGCGGTTTCCGGCCGGCCTCAGGTTCACGGGCATGGAACTGAGGAAGAGAGGGGCTGCGACAGCGTATCCCATCGTCCGGATTGACAACCTTGGAGTGGAAATACCTTTAGGGAGTATCGCATCTATGAGCCCGGTATCCAACGTCTCAGCTTCTCTATATGGAGGGACTGTCCGGGGAACCATAACTATGAGGAGCAGCAACAGGCTTCTTAAGGCTGACTGGTCAAACATTGATATGTCGAGGGTTGACATTCTTAAGACAGTTCCTGTGACGCTTGAAGGGAAGGCAAATGGAGACCTGGTTTTAAGGCTTGCCGGAAACAGACCAGAGGGACAGATCAGGATTTTGATAAGGGACGGCAAGTTTGGCAAACTCAGGGTCATGGGCTTTGCCATTCCGGAAATCCCACTCGATGAAATTAACGGGACTGTTAATATTAAAGAGAACACCATCTCACTTAAAGAGATACGATTCAAGAACAGCGACATCAAAGGTTCAATAACAGGCAGCGTGAAACTTGCATCAGGAAGTGAACAGGGCAGTCTCGACCTGGCAATCAGGTTTTCAGTAGGTGAGAAGATGAAGGCTCAATATCAGGGGATACTATCCTTTATTTCATCAACAAGGGACAGGGAAGGATATTATACACTGCATATCAAGGGAGACCCTGCCAAACCAACTGTGGGGATTTGA
- a CDS encoding RtcB family protein, protein MEIKSLVKITDFIWEIPAEGAMRVPGRIFASETLVEELDDNVVKQIRNVACLPGIQEASLAMPDAHWGYGFPIGGVGAFDPNEGGIISMGGIGFDISCGVRTMRTGMTREDIQPHLEKLSDRLFAIVPAGVGSEGKIRLSQQQIDEVLVGGAGWAVSRGYGRKEDLLYIEEGGVMDGADPSHVSSTAKQRQFREVGTLGSGNHYLEIQYVAEVYDEKIASAFGLYKDDVVVSVHCGSRALGHQIGTDYLKTLAEASRKYNIPIIDRELVCAPIDSPEGRRYFSAVCAGINCALANRQVISHLVREAFSDVLPRARISMLYDVSHNTCKVEEHVVGSKMKRLYIHRKGSTRAFGPGRKEIPEDYRSVGQPVLIGGTMGTCSYILAGTEAGMSKAFGSACHGAGRALSRTQAKKKWRGDALLRDLAGRGIIIRVHSYSGAAEEAPGAYKDVTAVVDATHKAGLARKVAMVRPMACIKG, encoded by the coding sequence ATGGAAATAAAATCGCTTGTAAAGATTACTGATTTTATCTGGGAGATCCCTGCCGAAGGCGCGATGCGCGTCCCGGGCAGGATTTTTGCCAGCGAGACACTTGTTGAAGAATTGGATGACAACGTCGTGAAACAGATCAGGAATGTCGCATGTCTTCCCGGAATACAAGAGGCTTCTCTGGCAATGCCTGATGCCCACTGGGGGTACGGGTTTCCTATAGGCGGAGTCGGCGCTTTCGACCCAAATGAGGGTGGAATAATCTCAATGGGAGGCATAGGGTTTGATATCTCCTGCGGTGTAAGGACAATGCGTACAGGAATGACGCGGGAGGATATTCAGCCTCATCTGGAAAAGCTAAGCGACAGGCTCTTTGCAATAGTCCCTGCCGGTGTCGGCTCTGAGGGTAAAATCAGGTTGAGCCAGCAGCAGATAGATGAAGTGCTCGTCGGAGGGGCAGGGTGGGCAGTATCCAGGGGTTATGGCCGTAAAGAAGACCTTCTGTACATAGAGGAAGGGGGTGTAATGGATGGGGCTGACCCGTCCCATGTTTCCTCTACTGCCAAACAGAGACAGTTCAGGGAGGTGGGGACGCTTGGCTCAGGCAATCACTATCTGGAGATCCAGTATGTTGCAGAGGTATATGATGAGAAAATCGCCTCTGCGTTTGGATTATACAAAGACGACGTCGTTGTATCAGTGCATTGTGGTTCCCGGGCACTTGGACATCAGATTGGCACAGATTACCTGAAGACGCTTGCAGAGGCGTCACGAAAATATAACATACCCATCATTGACCGGGAGCTTGTTTGCGCGCCTATTGATTCTCCTGAAGGGCGCAGGTATTTTTCTGCGGTATGTGCAGGCATCAACTGTGCCCTTGCAAACAGGCAGGTCATCTCTCACCTTGTACGCGAGGCCTTTTCTGATGTTCTACCCAGGGCTCGGATTTCCATGCTCTACGATGTGAGCCATAATACATGCAAGGTTGAAGAGCATGTTGTCGGCAGTAAGATGAAGCGGTTATATATACACAGAAAGGGTTCAACGAGGGCATTCGGACCTGGACGGAAGGAGATCCCGGAGGATTACAGGTCAGTTGGACAGCCTGTCCTGATCGGCGGCACTATGGGCACATGTTCTTATATCCTTGCCGGAACAGAGGCAGGGATGTCTAAGGCCTTTGGTTCAGCCTGTCATGGTGCAGGAAGGGCGCTCAGCCGGACGCAGGCTAAAAAGAAATGGAGGGGCGATGCACTTCTAAGAGACCTGGCAGGCAGGGGTATCATCATAAGGGTGCATTCCTACTCAGGCGCAGCAGAAGAGGCCCCGGGCGCCTACAAAGACGTCACAGCCGTAGTTGACGCCACCCACAAGGCAGGTCTGGCAAGAAAAGTGGCGATGGTAAGACCAATGGCCTGCATCAAAGGCTGA
- a CDS encoding archease, protein MKAYETFEHRADIGIRGFGKRVETAFENGARAMFSVIVDIADVKAQERKEVYCEAPDNDYLFVEWLNSLLSVAHLSRMVFSNFEVELSGNQLKGTAWGELIDPARHKLMTEVKAATYSMLKVGREDDMYVAQCIVDV, encoded by the coding sequence ATGAAGGCATACGAAACATTTGAACACAGGGCGGACATAGGGATAAGGGGTTTCGGCAAAAGGGTCGAAACAGCGTTTGAAAATGGGGCCAGGGCGATGTTTTCTGTGATCGTTGACATAGCTGATGTAAAGGCTCAGGAGAGAAAGGAAGTGTACTGTGAGGCCCCTGATAATGATTACCTGTTTGTCGAATGGTTAAACAGCCTTCTCTCAGTGGCTCATCTCAGCCGCATGGTATTCAGCAATTTCGAAGTTGAGTTAAGCGGCAATCAGCTAAAAGGCACTGCATGGGGTGAGCTGATAGACCCTGCGAGGCATAAGTTGATGACAGAGGTGAAGGCGGCAACATACAGTATGCTGAAGGTTGGCAGGGAAGATGATATGTATGTTGCCCAGTGTATTGTAGATGTTTAG
- the amrS gene encoding AmmeMemoRadiSam system radical SAM enzyme: MKEAFLYEKLENKKVVCNLCAHRCRLPEGKTGICGVRKNIEGELYTLVYDKLISAHTDPIEKKPLFHFLPGSTSFSVATVGCNFRCLHCQNHEISQKPRDEHIIQGSDTPPADIVETAVRYGCRSISYTYTEPTIFFELAYDTARIAREKGLKNVFVTNGYMTGEALEMISPYLDAANVDLKFFNEKMHKRICGASRDPVLYSIRKMKELGIWVEVTTLIIPAKNDSDEELRQIAEFIKGVGPEIPWHVSAFHPVYKMTDIPRTPASTLYRARNIGLNTGLKYVYTGNIPGDEGEHTLCYNCKAVLIHRFGFELVENHIVDSRCPFCGAIIDGVDMDRREYEGIRNI; encoded by the coding sequence ATGAAAGAGGCATTCCTCTACGAAAAGCTTGAAAATAAAAAAGTTGTCTGCAATCTCTGCGCACACAGATGCCGCCTCCCGGAGGGCAAAACCGGCATATGCGGCGTCAGAAAGAACATTGAAGGGGAACTTTATACACTTGTTTACGACAAACTAATATCCGCGCACACTGATCCCATAGAAAAAAAGCCACTATTCCATTTTCTCCCAGGTTCAACATCCTTCTCTGTAGCAACAGTGGGGTGTAATTTCAGATGCCTGCACTGCCAGAATCATGAAATATCACAGAAGCCCAGGGATGAGCATATTATACAGGGGAGTGATACGCCTCCTGCGGATATTGTTGAAACCGCAGTGAGGTACGGCTGCAGAAGTATTTCATACACTTATACAGAGCCTACCATTTTTTTTGAATTGGCATATGATACAGCCAGGATAGCCAGGGAAAAGGGGCTGAAGAATGTCTTTGTAACAAACGGCTATATGACAGGTGAGGCCCTTGAGATGATCTCTCCATATCTTGATGCCGCCAATGTAGATCTTAAATTCTTTAATGAAAAGATGCACAAAAGGATTTGCGGAGCATCAAGGGACCCTGTCCTGTACAGTATCAGGAAGATGAAGGAGCTTGGGATATGGGTAGAGGTAACCACACTCATAATTCCTGCAAAGAATGATTCTGATGAGGAATTACGGCAGATAGCGGAATTTATTAAGGGGGTCGGCCCTGAAATCCCGTGGCATGTGAGCGCATTTCATCCAGTATATAAAATGACTGACATCCCGCGCACCCCGGCTTCAACCCTCTACAGGGCACGAAACATAGGCTTGAACACAGGATTAAAATACGTATACACAGGCAACATACCCGGTGATGAGGGGGAGCATACATTATGTTATAACTGTAAGGCTGTTCTGATCCACCGTTTTGGTTTTGAACTTGTTGAAAATCATATTGTTGATTCGCGCTGTCCATTCTGCGGGGCCATCATAGATGGTGTGGATATGGACCGGAGAGAATATGAAGGCATACGAAACATTTGA
- a CDS encoding branched-chain amino acid transaminase, translated as MLKASEKIWMDGKLVNWGDANVHVLTHTLHYGVGAFEGIRCYKTGAGPAIFRLDEHVDRLFASAHILQIDIPYTAEQIADAIKDTVRVNRLESCYIRPIVFIGYGSMGLYVEDNPISVAVAVWDWGAYLGEEGLEKGIRAKISSFTRHHVNISMTRAKVPGYYVNSILAKKEVKAAGYDEAILLDPDGYVAEGSGENIFIARKGILKTTPLTSILAGITRESIIKVAGDMGIKVIEERFSRDDLYIADEAFLTGTAAELTPLREVDNRVIGSGKPGLLTKKLQDAFFAIVQGRDSRYKEWLTPV; from the coding sequence ATGCTCAAAGCGTCTGAAAAGATCTGGATGGATGGGAAGCTTGTGAACTGGGGAGATGCCAATGTCCATGTCCTGACCCATACACTTCATTATGGAGTAGGCGCCTTCGAGGGCATAAGATGTTACAAGACAGGGGCAGGACCGGCCATTTTCCGCCTTGACGAGCACGTTGACAGGCTTTTTGCATCCGCCCATATCCTGCAGATAGATATACCGTATACGGCAGAGCAGATAGCGGATGCGATAAAGGATACCGTAAGGGTAAACAGGCTTGAGTCATGTTATATAAGGCCAATAGTCTTTATTGGTTATGGTTCAATGGGGTTGTATGTAGAGGATAATCCAATAAGTGTAGCCGTAGCTGTCTGGGATTGGGGCGCTTATCTTGGTGAAGAAGGGCTTGAGAAGGGTATCAGGGCCAAGATATCCTCTTTTACGAGACATCACGTCAATATATCCATGACCAGGGCCAAGGTGCCGGGTTATTATGTAAATTCGATACTTGCAAAAAAAGAGGTTAAGGCAGCAGGATATGATGAGGCCATTTTGCTGGATCCAGATGGTTATGTTGCAGAGGGGAGTGGTGAGAATATTTTTATAGCCCGGAAGGGAATACTGAAGACCACGCCGCTGACTTCTATTCTGGCAGGCATTACAAGGGAGTCCATTATAAAGGTCGCAGGGGATATGGGGATTAAAGTTATCGAAGAAAGGTTTTCGAGGGATGACCTCTACATAGCTGATGAGGCGTTCCTTACAGGCACGGCAGCAGAGCTCACACCCCTTCGTGAGGTTGATAATAGAGTTATAGGCAGTGGCAAGCCCGGTCTCCTTACAAAAAAACTACAGGATGCCTTTTTTGCCATAGTTCAGGGGAGGGACAGCCGGTATAAAGAATGGCTGACGCCTGTGTAG
- the pilM gene encoding type IV pilus assembly protein PilM, which produces MRINKYHRPQYSPIGIDIGTRSINIVQLAGTSDTIVMHDADSLLLPPDELVREDVIISVLSDMMKRNDFRGKDVVYRMHPSLVSIAPVKISKRDNETIEQSILREAREYIPYPVSEAVIDYLQLKSTEEAEGKSFKVLLVFARRSDIINHMNMLRKAGFRVLAIDIGPNALNRTIKRFKSSSDKRILVINIGHASSFSTILWDESILIDRKMGWGLNNITEKLALNLDAGSDESARMLYKYGIDCISVPAVTLDQNSCLIPDSDIPAHLYEIVMPALSELNREIEKVLVYCTSEMKGAMIDTIYLMGSGGLLKQLTEYVHKIFGITVSVFEPAGLFGDPGRLKDIVRDNFPVFMVPIGLALRGYDA; this is translated from the coding sequence ATGCGTATTAATAAGTACCACAGGCCTCAATATTCGCCAATAGGGATTGATATTGGGACACGGTCTATAAACATCGTGCAGTTGGCCGGTACATCAGACACTATTGTCATGCATGACGCTGACTCATTACTTCTCCCTCCGGATGAACTGGTCAGGGAAGATGTAATAATAAGTGTATTGTCTGACATGATGAAGCGCAATGACTTCAGGGGAAAGGATGTCGTATATCGTATGCACCCCTCCCTGGTCAGTATTGCACCTGTGAAGATATCAAAGAGGGATAACGAGACCATTGAGCAGTCAATATTGCGTGAAGCCAGGGAATATATTCCGTATCCGGTTTCTGAGGCTGTAATTGATTATCTGCAGTTAAAGAGCACGGAGGAAGCTGAGGGAAAATCCTTCAAGGTATTGCTTGTATTTGCCAGGAGGAGCGACATAATCAATCACATGAACATGCTCAGAAAGGCAGGTTTCCGTGTTCTGGCCATTGATATAGGTCCCAATGCATTGAACAGGACTATAAAAAGATTTAAATCATCGTCTGATAAGCGCATCCTGGTAATCAATATAGGTCATGCAAGCAGTTTCTCAACAATCCTGTGGGATGAGTCAATCCTGATAGACAGAAAAATGGGGTGGGGATTGAACAACATCACGGAAAAGCTTGCCTTGAATCTTGATGCAGGCAGCGATGAATCTGCAAGGATGCTCTATAAGTATGGGATTGACTGTATTTCTGTGCCTGCTGTTACGCTTGATCAAAACAGTTGTCTGATCCCTGACAGTGACATCCCGGCCCATTTATACGAAATAGTAATGCCGGCGCTTTCTGAACTTAACAGAGAGATTGAGAAGGTGCTCGTATATTGCACATCAGAGATGAAGGGGGCCATGATTGACACGATCTATCTTATGGGAAGCGGCGGACTACTCAAGCAACTTACAGAATATGTACACAAGATATTTGGTATTACAGTGAGTGTGTTCGAGCCTGCCGGGCTTTTTGGCGATCCAGGGAGATTAAAGGATATAGTGCGGGATAATTTCCCCGTATTTATGGTTCCCATAGGCCTGGCTCTAAGGGGTTACGATGCGTGA
- a CDS encoding prepilin-type N-terminal cleavage/methylation domain-containing protein, translating to MIHFNNVPLNLSFSKGKISFPLLEKGGKGGFERIFSSEKGVTLIELVIVILIVSIIAAGLSELLSIGLLSSRENRVKSELLDSANYAMNRMLSAVRETDVVLIPTNANAVRDILAISAMVDNDNDGRIDEDGSGDIGNDGQPGLAGFDDDGDGNTDEGGAGAKLDDDEDGSTDEDTQGDGLDNDSDSNYDEELIADMNSDGCPGVCSQDDDGDGSVDEGSVADDDEDGAVDEDPVDPLIYYVSSGSLYERKVVWNPSAGTNVITNNKLTDNVSQFRVERLLGVNGKTVIKIRIELSSGKSGNVVFESEAYPRMMRAVTP from the coding sequence ATGATACATTTTAATAACGTCCCCCTTAATCTGTCTTTTTCAAAGGGTAAAATCAGCTTCCCCCTTTTGGAAAAGGGGGGTAAGGGGGGATTTGAAAGAATATTTTCAAGCGAAAAAGGAGTAACCCTGATTGAACTTGTTATCGTTATCCTTATCGTCTCCATTATTGCCGCAGGTTTAAGTGAATTGCTTTCAATCGGCCTTCTGTCATCAAGAGAAAACAGGGTCAAATCAGAGCTCCTTGATTCTGCCAATTATGCGATGAACAGGATGCTAAGCGCTGTACGGGAGACAGACGTCGTCCTTATACCAACGAATGCAAATGCAGTCCGGGATATCCTTGCAATCAGCGCCATGGTTGACAATGACAACGATGGCCGGATAGATGAGGATGGTAGCGGCGACATTGGCAATGACGGCCAGCCTGGACTTGCCGGTTTTGATGATGACGGCGACGGCAATACTGATGAAGGAGGGGCAGGGGCAAAACTTGATGACGACGAGGATGGGAGCACTGATGAAGATACCCAGGGAGATGGCCTCGATAATGATTCCGACAGCAATTATGATGAAGAATTAATTGCTGACATGAATAGCGACGGATGTCCTGGTGTCTGTTCACAGGATGATGATGGTGACGGCTCTGTTGACGAAGGGAGTGTAGCTGATGATGATGAGGATGGCGCCGTTGATGAAGACCCTGTTGACCCGCTTATATATTATGTAAGCAGTGGTTCACTATATGAAAGGAAGGTCGTCTGGAACCCATCTGCAGGGACTAATGTCATAACCAATAATAAGCTTACAGACAATGTTTCACAATTCAGGGTGGAACGCCTCCTCGGCGTGAACGGAAAGACTGTAATTAAGATAAGGATAGAACTGTCTTCCGGAAAAAGCGGCAATGTTGTATTTGAATCAGAGGCATATCCAAGAATGATGAGGGCAGTAACGCCATAA